The following are from one region of the Herpetosiphonaceae bacterium genome:
- a CDS encoding alkyl hydroperoxide reductase, translating to MHVLPQLRRLEAQFHSELVVIGVHSGKYPNERRTPHIEHAALRLGVEHPILNDRKYRTWRSYSVQAWPTLVMIDPQGRYLGAQPGETSAEQWTPVLQKLIAQYDEQGTLDRRPLALAPLQAAEQRRPLRYPDKVLADEQGRVFIADTGHHRIVVAAIEGECLRVTKVIGSGHAGHADGPAPSAAFNHPRGLALHGHTLYVADTDNHMLRAVDLASDSVTTVAGTGQRGANPRASGSGARIGLASPWDLVMHSGRLAIAMAGLHQLWWFDPANGRVEPLAGNAREALDDGPLLSAALAQPCGITSDGVSLFFADSESQAIRRATTGRDGQVTTIVGTGLFDYGDKDGVADEALLQHPQAVVAHGGRLYVADSYNHRIKIVDPVTRECRSWLGGRRIPGYSDGAAEAAAFYEPGGLSIGGDTLWIADTNNHAIRAADLATGNVRTVEIVGLDAV from the coding sequence GTGCATGTGCTGCCGCAGTTGCGGCGGCTCGAAGCCCAATTCCATAGCGAGCTGGTGGTGATCGGCGTCCATTCGGGCAAGTATCCCAACGAGCGGCGCACGCCGCATATCGAGCACGCGGCGCTGCGGCTGGGCGTCGAGCACCCGATCCTCAACGATCGTAAATATCGCACCTGGCGCTCGTACAGCGTCCAGGCGTGGCCGACGCTGGTCATGATCGATCCGCAGGGCCGCTACCTCGGCGCGCAGCCGGGCGAGACGAGCGCCGAGCAGTGGACGCCCGTGCTCCAAAAGCTGATCGCGCAGTACGACGAGCAGGGCACGCTCGACCGGCGTCCGCTCGCGCTCGCGCCGTTGCAGGCTGCCGAGCAGCGCCGCCCGCTGCGCTATCCCGACAAAGTGCTGGCCGACGAGCAGGGCCGTGTGTTCATCGCCGACACGGGCCATCATCGGATCGTCGTGGCCGCGATCGAGGGAGAATGTTTGAGAGTAACAAAGGTTATCGGCAGCGGACACGCGGGGCATGCCGACGGGCCTGCGCCGAGCGCGGCGTTCAACCATCCGCGCGGCCTGGCGCTCCACGGCCATACGCTCTACGTCGCCGACACCGATAACCATATGCTGCGCGCGGTCGATCTTGCCAGCGACAGCGTGACAACCGTCGCGGGCACCGGGCAGCGCGGCGCGAATCCGCGTGCGAGCGGCAGCGGCGCGCGCATCGGCCTTGCCTCGCCGTGGGACCTCGTAATGCACAGCGGCAGGCTCGCGATTGCGATGGCCGGGCTGCACCAGCTCTGGTGGTTCGACCCAGCCAACGGCAGAGTCGAGCCGCTGGCTGGCAACGCCCGCGAGGCGCTCGACGACGGGCCGCTGCTGAGCGCGGCGCTGGCGCAGCCCTGCGGCATCACCAGCGACGGCGTCTCGCTCTTCTTCGCCGATAGCGAGTCGCAGGCGATCCGCCGGGCGACGACTGGCCGGGACGGACAGGTGACAACGATCGTCGGAACCGGCCTCTTCGACTACGGCGACAAAGACGGCGTGGCCGATGAGGCGCTGCTGCAACATCCACAGGCGGTGGTCGCTCACGGCGGGCGGCTGTACGTCGCCGACAGCTACAACCATCGCATCAAGATCGTCGATCCGGTCACGCGCGAGTGCCGTAGCTGGCTTGGCGGTCGGCGCATCCCCGGCTACAGCGACGGCGCGGCGGAAGCGGCGGCATTCTACGAGCCGGGCGGCCTCAGCATCGGCGGCGATACGCTGTGGATCGCCGACACCAACAATCACGCGATTCGCGCCGCCGATCTCGCCACCGGCAACGTACGAACCGTGGAGATCGTTGGTCTGGATGCCGTTTGA
- a CDS encoding quinone oxidoreductase, giving the protein MKAVRVNEYGGPERLSYEDLPLPEPGAGEARVKIVAAGVNFIDVYQRSGQYKGAPPFTLGTEGAGVVDAVGADVTDLEVGERVAFAMSPGAYAEYAVVPAWKLVPVPEEIDLETAAAVMLQGMTAHYLARSTFPIEVGQSALIHAAAGGVGLLLVQIAKQRGAFVIGTVSTEEKEHLARRAGADAIIRYTEQDFVAETRRLTDGKGVHVVYDSVGKTTFEGSLNSLRPRGYLALFGQSSGAVPPFDPQILNAKGSLFLTRPSLAHYTADRAELLWRSNELFNWIAAGDLDVRIDRTVPLSDVAAAHRALEGRETAGKVLLIP; this is encoded by the coding sequence ATGAAAGCAGTTCGAGTCAACGAGTACGGCGGCCCTGAGCGCCTCAGCTATGAGGATCTGCCGCTGCCGGAGCCGGGGGCCGGAGAAGCCCGAGTCAAGATCGTCGCGGCTGGCGTCAACTTTATCGACGTGTACCAGCGCAGCGGCCAGTACAAAGGCGCGCCGCCGTTCACGCTCGGCACCGAGGGCGCGGGCGTGGTGGATGCGGTCGGGGCCGACGTGACCGATCTTGAGGTCGGCGAGCGGGTAGCCTTCGCGATGAGCCCCGGAGCGTACGCCGAGTACGCGGTTGTGCCAGCCTGGAAGCTGGTGCCGGTGCCCGAAGAGATCGATCTGGAGACGGCGGCGGCGGTGATGCTGCAAGGCATGACCGCGCACTATCTTGCCCGCAGCACGTTTCCGATCGAAGTTGGACAGAGCGCGCTGATCCACGCCGCAGCCGGTGGCGTCGGGCTGCTGCTGGTGCAGATCGCCAAGCAGCGCGGCGCGTTCGTGATCGGCACGGTTTCGACCGAGGAGAAGGAGCATCTCGCGCGCAGAGCCGGTGCCGATGCGATCATTCGCTACACCGAGCAGGATTTTGTCGCCGAGACGCGCCGCCTGACCGACGGCAAAGGCGTGCATGTGGTCTACGACTCGGTCGGCAAGACGACGTTCGAGGGCAGCCTGAATAGCCTGCGTCCGCGCGGCTACCTGGCGCTGTTCGGACAATCCAGCGGCGCGGTTCCGCCATTCGATCCGCAGATCCTCAACGCCAAAGGCTCGCTGTTCCTGACACGACCGTCGCTGGCGCACTACACCGCTGACCGCGCAGAGCTGCTGTGGCGGTCCAATGAACTCTTCAACTGGATCGCGGCGGGCGATCTCGACGTGAGGATCGATCGGACGGTGCCGCTCTCGGATGTGGCGGCGGCGCATCGCGCGCTGGAAGGCCGCGAAACTGCGGGCAAAGTGTTGCTGATCCCATAG
- a CDS encoding YigZ family protein — translation MSEAQRYPIPAAETRTEIRVSNSRFIATIAHTPTVDAAKEFIARMRGEFADATHNVFAYVVGYGATTTLGISDDGEPGGTAGRPALAVLRGSGLGDATVVVTRYFGGTLLGTGGLVRAYGDAVRAVLEALPRAEKIEKRQVLLTIPYAHYEQVKRLVAAHNGEILSEDFAVDVTLALSFAVDDLPVFVAELTDLTAGQAEVIEV, via the coding sequence ATGTCTGAAGCCCAGCGTTACCCGATCCCTGCCGCCGAGACGCGCACCGAGATTCGCGTCTCCAACTCGCGCTTCATCGCAACGATCGCGCACACACCCACAGTCGATGCGGCGAAGGAGTTTATCGCCCGGATGCGCGGCGAGTTTGCCGACGCGACGCATAATGTGTTTGCCTATGTCGTGGGCTACGGCGCGACGACCACGCTCGGCATAAGCGACGACGGCGAGCCCGGCGGCACTGCGGGCCGTCCGGCGCTGGCGGTGCTGCGCGGCAGCGGCCTGGGCGATGCCACCGTCGTCGTGACGCGCTATTTCGGCGGCACGCTGTTGGGCACGGGTGGCCTGGTGCGCGCGTACGGCGATGCTGTTCGGGCCGTGCTTGAGGCGCTGCCGCGCGCCGAGAAGATCGAGAAACGCCAGGTGTTGCTGACGATCCCGTATGCTCACTATGAGCAGGTCAAGCGGCTGGTAGCGGCGCACAACGGCGAGATCCTGAGCGAAGACTTTGCGGTCGATGTGACGCTGGCGCTCTCGTTTGCCGTCGATGACCTGCCCGTGTTTGTCGCGGAGCTGACCGATCTGACCGCGGGCCAGGCCGAGGTGATCGAGGTCTAG
- a CDS encoding oxygenase MpaB family protein, with product MADFVAQDSIVRTIWGNADTILLVFAGSAAEFALNRAVDWLFFTGNLPRNPIGRLFSTASFAQDIVFVDEATAQQTLDRITAAHSAVERRREQRLPDWANRDVLYMLMDYSERSYALLHRPLTMAEQQDNFAVFRRVGVGLGIPDLPETYADWRVDRQRHLERDLVYSDYTAALYEQYRRHLGAWRYDLLLQTQALLVPDRVRELLGLKPHPPLARLIWLYPLMRRLRLRALVQRILMPPRYLADVRRLDRPIAV from the coding sequence ATGGCTGATTTTGTAGCACAGGACTCGATCGTACGGACCATCTGGGGCAACGCCGACACGATCTTGCTGGTCTTTGCCGGCTCGGCGGCGGAGTTTGCGCTGAATCGGGCTGTCGACTGGCTGTTTTTCACGGGCAACCTTCCGCGCAATCCGATCGGGCGGCTCTTCTCGACGGCGAGCTTCGCGCAGGATATTGTGTTCGTGGACGAGGCGACGGCACAGCAGACGCTCGACCGCATCACGGCAGCGCACAGCGCGGTCGAGCGGCGGCGCGAGCAGCGCCTGCCCGACTGGGCCAATCGCGATGTGCTCTACATGCTGATGGACTACTCGGAGCGGTCGTATGCGCTGCTGCACCGCCCGCTGACGATGGCGGAGCAGCAGGACAACTTCGCGGTCTTTCGGCGTGTCGGGGTGGGGCTGGGCATTCCCGATCTGCCGGAAACCTACGCGGACTGGCGCGTCGACCGGCAGCGCCATCTTGAGCGCGATCTGGTCTACAGCGACTACACGGCAGCGCTCTACGAGCAGTACCGGCGGCACCTCGGCGCGTGGCGCTACGATCTGCTGCTTCAGACCCAGGCGCTGCTGGTACCCGATCGGGTGCGCGAGCTGCTCGGGCTCAAGCCACATCCGCCGCTCGCGCGCCTGATATGGCTGTACCCGCTCATGCGACGGCTCCGGCTCCGCGCGCTTGTTCAGCGCATCTTGATGCCGCCGCGCTATCTCGCCGACGTTCGCCGCCTGGATCGACCGATCGCCGTCTAA
- a CDS encoding TIGR03617 family F420-dependent LLM class oxidoreductase produces the protein MRLDVGLPVEGKHLPSVARIAQMAEALGFAGMWTSETKHDAFLPLVLAAEHTHTLQLGTSVAIAFSRSPMVTAQLAWDLQDFSGGRLLLGLGTQVKPHIERRFSMPWDAPVARLREYILALRAIWQSFQTNGPLDFRGTFYQHTLITPFFNPGPIEHPNIPISIAGVNTGLARLAGEQCQGFHVHPFHSPQYVREVIRPAISAGAEQQGRRIDDVELATSVFIITGRSAAAITEQRERMRAQIAFYASTPTYRVVLETHGWAEIGERLSQLAKHRRWPEMSTLISDEMLHTLTVEAGPDEIGHAVRERYTGLIDRVAFYLPFEPERDDAFWRTTIAALHGS, from the coding sequence ATGAGACTCGACGTAGGATTGCCCGTCGAAGGCAAGCATCTGCCGAGCGTCGCCAGGATCGCGCAGATGGCGGAGGCGCTGGGCTTTGCGGGCATGTGGACCAGCGAAACCAAGCACGATGCGTTCTTGCCGCTGGTGCTCGCCGCCGAGCACACGCACACGCTCCAGCTTGGCACGTCCGTCGCCATAGCCTTTTCGCGCTCGCCGATGGTGACAGCCCAGCTCGCCTGGGATTTGCAGGATTTTTCGGGTGGTCGGCTGCTGCTGGGGCTGGGCACGCAGGTCAAGCCGCACATCGAGCGACGCTTCAGCATGCCCTGGGATGCGCCCGTCGCGCGGCTGCGCGAGTACATCCTGGCGCTGCGGGCAATCTGGCAATCGTTCCAGACCAACGGCCCGCTCGACTTTCGCGGCACGTTCTACCAGCATACGCTGATCACGCCGTTTTTCAACCCCGGCCCGATCGAGCATCCGAATATCCCCATCTCAATCGCGGGCGTCAACACCGGGCTGGCGCGGCTGGCTGGGGAGCAGTGCCAGGGCTTTCATGTACATCCGTTTCACTCGCCGCAGTACGTGCGCGAGGTGATCCGCCCGGCGATCAGCGCGGGCGCGGAGCAGCAGGGTCGCAGGATCGACGATGTGGAGCTGGCGACCAGCGTGTTCATCATCACGGGCCGCAGCGCCGCCGCGATTACGGAGCAGCGCGAGCGAATGCGGGCACAGATCGCGTTCTACGCCTCGACGCCGACGTACCGCGTGGTGCTGGAAACACACGGCTGGGCGGAGATCGGCGAGCGGCTGTCGCAGCTAGCGAAGCACAGGCGCTGGCCTGAGATGTCGACGCTGATCTCCGACGAGATGCTGCATACGCTGACCGTGGAGGCCGGGCCGGACGAGATCGGCCATGCGGTGCGCGAGCGCTACACCGGCCTGATCGACCGCGTGGCGTTCTATCTGCCGTTCGAGCCGGAGCGGGATGATGCGTTCTGGCGCACGACGATCGCCGCGCTTCATGGCTCCTAA
- a CDS encoding PaaI family thioesterase yields MRKLLEHGPCFICGTSNPDSMGVTWWADAAGCIHTTITLSVAQQGPPGYVHGGASAALLDEVMGMAVWNAGYQVASVNLECEYRRPLPLGTELHVMGEIVEKTGSAIRARGTITLPDGTQAVIGRGIYVEAPHLFEHIMGAPTRSEAEQRPDPSEAADRRA; encoded by the coding sequence ATGCGCAAACTGCTAGAGCATGGTCCATGCTTTATCTGCGGCACGTCCAACCCGGACAGCATGGGCGTTACCTGGTGGGCCGACGCGGCAGGCTGCATTCATACTACGATTACCCTGAGCGTGGCACAGCAAGGACCGCCCGGCTATGTCCACGGCGGCGCGTCGGCGGCGCTGCTGGATGAGGTGATGGGCATGGCGGTCTGGAACGCCGGGTATCAGGTAGCCTCGGTCAACCTTGAGTGCGAGTACCGCCGCCCGCTGCCGCTCGGCACCGAGCTGCATGTCATGGGCGAGATCGTCGAAAAAACCGGCAGCGCGATCCGGGCACGCGGCACGATCACGCTGCCCGACGGCACGCAGGCGGTCATTGGACGCGGCATCTACGTCGAAGCGCCGCACCTGTTCGAGCACATCATGGGCGCGCCGACCCGCTCGGAGGCGGAGCAGCGGCCCGATCCGAGCGAAGCGGCGGACAGGCGCGCGTAG